In Cellulomonas sp. JZ18, the DNA window CTACACGGGCGCGATGGACGAGTACCGCGACCTGCTCGAGTACTACCACGGCCTCGTCGCGGACGGTCTCATGGACCCGGAGAGCCTGACGCAGGACGACGACCAGGCGAAGCAGAAGCTCGCCTCCGGCCAGGCCTTCGCCCAGCTGACCAACGACCAGGAGATCCTGACGGTCCGCAAGGCGATGACCGAGGTCGGCAACCCGGGCGAGCTCGTCATGATCCGGGTCCCCGCGGGCCCCGCGGGCGACCTGCAGGCCGGCACGCGCCTGGTCAGCGGCCTCATGCTGTCGTCGACGGCGGCCGAGGAGGACGACTTCCTCGCGATGCTGCAGTTCATCGACTGGCTGTACTACTCCGACGAGGGCCTCGAGTTCGCCAAGTGGGGCGTCGAGGGCGAGACCTACACCAAGGCCGAGGACGGCACCCGCACGCTGGCGGCCGACATCGACCAGAACGGCCTCAACCCGGGTGCCCCGAAGGCGCTCAACGTGGACTTCGGCTACCACAACGGCGTCTGGATGCTCGAGCACGGCTCCACCGACGAGCTCGACCAGTCGATGCTCCGCCCGGAGGTCGTGGAGTTCGTCCAGTCGATGTCGGACAAGGAGCTCGCCCCGGTGGCGCCGCCGGCGCCGCTCAACGAGCTCGAGCGCGAGCAGGTCTCGCTCTGGCAGACGGCCCTGAAGGACCACGTCTACCAGAACACGGCCGCGTTCATCCTGGGCCAGCGCCCGCTGTCCGAGTGGGACGCCTACGTGGCGGAGCTCGAGGGCAAGAACATGCAGCAGTACCTCGACGTCGTGAACGGCGCGCAGCAGCGCTACGCCGAGAAGAACAGCTGATCCGACGCACCACGCCGGCCCCGCGTCCACACTCGTGGGCGCGGGGCCGGCCCGCACCACCGACAAGGGAGTCCTCCGTGCGCATCACCGTCCCCGCCCAGCCCACCGGACCGCTGCCCGACGCGTGGCGCGCCTGCGTCGGCACCGGGCGCATGAACCTGGCGCTGCGGTCCGACTACCGCGACTCGCTCGCGCAGGTGCAGCGGGACGTCGGCTTCCGGCACGTCCGCGGGCACGGCCTGCTCTCGGACGACATGGCGGCGCTGCGCACGGACGACGTCGACGGGCGCACGCACACCCGGTACACGTGGACCTACGTGGACCAGGTCCACGACTTCTTCCTCTCGGTCGGCATCCGCCCGTTCCTCGAGCTGGGGTTCATGCCGTCGCAGCTCGCGTCGGGCGACGACACCGTCTTCTGGTGGAAGGGCAACATCACCCCGCCGCGGGACCACGGCGAGTGGGTCGCGCTCGTGCAGGCGCTGCTGCGCCACCAGATCGACCGGTACGGCCTCGACGAGGTGCGGCGCTGGCCCGTCGAGGTCTGGAACGAGCCGAACCTCACCGTCTTCTGGAAGGACGCGGACCAGGAGGCGTACTTCCGCCTCTACGAGGCGACGGCCCGCGCGGTGAAGGACGTCGACGCCGACCTGCAGGTCGGCGGGCCCGCCCTGTCGCCCGGGTCCGACGAGTGGTTCGCGCCCTTCGCCGACTTCGTCACGCGCCGCGACGTGCCGGTCGACTTCGTCAGCCGGCACGCGTACACCTCCGGCCCCGCGCAGCACGTGCCCTTCGGCACCTACCAGACGCTCATGCCGCCGCAGAGCCTGCTCGACCAGCTCGACGCGCCCCGCCGGCACCTGGAGGGCACCCGCCTGGCCGGCCTGCCCGTGCACATCACCGAGTTCAACACGTCGTACCGGCCGGACAACCCGATCCACGACACCGCCTACAACGCCGCGTACCTGGCGCCGGTGCTGGCCGCGGGCGGCGACCTCGTCGACTCGTTCTCCTACTGGACGTTCTGCGACGTCTTCGAGGAGACGAACGTGCCGACGTCGTTCTTCCACGGCGGGTTCGGCATGCTCACCCACCGGCAGGTCGCCAAGCCGACCTACCACCTCTACACGTTCATGGCGCGGATGGGGCGCGACGTGCTCGCCCGCGGCGAGGACCACCTCGTGTGCGCCGACCCCGACGGCCGGGTGACGGTCCTCGCGTGGCAGCCGGTCGGCGGCACGGACGCCCCGGAGGCGCCGGCGGAGCACCGCGTCTCCCTGTCCCTGCCCGTGCGCGTCGGCGCGTCCGCCGCGTTCGTGCGCCGCGAGCGCGTGAACGAGCACGACGGCAACGCGTTCGCCGCGTGGCGCGAGCTCGGCCGTCCGCAGTCCCCGACGCCGCGCGAGCTCGACCTGCTGCGCGCCTGCGCGACGCCCGCAACGTCGCACGCGCACGCCCCCGTCCACGACGGCCGCGTCGACGTCGACCTCGTCCTGTCGCGGCATGAGGTCACGTTCGTCGAGGTGCTGCCGGTGACGCCGACGCACCACGAGGGCCTCGACGACCGCCGCCTGCTCGGCGGGGACGACGACCGGCTCGTCGCCGCCCACGAGCGGGCCGGGGCGTGACGGCCGTGTCCGGGGTGGGCGGACGGCGCGGGGCGCCGGACGACGAGATCGGCGCCGGCCCGCTGTCGCGCGCCGCGTCGGTGGTCTGGTGGGTGCTCGTGGTGAGCGCGCTCGTGGTGCTGACCGGCGGGCTGCCGCTCGCCGTCGTCGCGCTGCTGGCGTGGGACGCGAGCAACGCGCCCCTGGTCGCCCTGGCCTTCGTCCCGCTCGCGCCGTCGCTCGCGGCCGCCGTGTTCGCGTGGCGGCGGTTCCTCGCCGACCGCGACCTGGGGCCCGGGCGGCACTTCTGGCGCGGCTACCGGCTGAACGTGCTCGACGTGCTGCGGTGGTGGGTGCCGACGCTGCTGGTGCTCGCCGTCATCGGGTTCTCGCTCGGCAACCTCGGTGCCGCCGGCGTGCCCGGCGCCTACGGGGTCGTGCTCCTCGTCGTGGCGGCCGCCGTCCTGCTGTGGGCCGCGAACGCGCTCGTGCTGTCCGCGACGCTGAACCTGCGCACGCGCGACCTCGCGCGCCTCGCCGCCTACTACCTGGCCGCACGTCCCCTGGTCACGCTCGGCACGCTCTCGCTGCTCGTGCTGGCCGGCGGCGTCGTCCTGCTCACGTCCGACTGGGTGCTCGTCGCCCTGCTCGGCCTGCTCGCCCTCGCGCTCACCCGCAACGCCGACCCGGTGCTGCGCGACGCGACCGCCCGCTTCACCCGACCCGAGAGCTGAACGAGGTCCCTCCGCATGACGTCGCACGTCCCCGGTCTCCCGCTGTCCGACCACCTGCGCTACGGCGGTGACTACAACCCGGAGCAGTGGCCGCAGCACGTGTGGGACGCCGACCACGCCGCGTTCGCCGAGGCACGCATCACGACGCTGACGGTCGGCGTGTTCGCGTGGGCGCACACCCAGCCCGCGGAGGACCGCTACGACTTCTCCCGCCTCGACGCGATCGTCGAGCGCGTCGCGGCCGAGGGACGGCAGGTCGTCCTGGCGACGCCGAGCGGCGCCATGCCGCCGTGGCTCGCCCGGGCCTACCCGGACGCGTGCCGGGTCGACTTCGAGGGCCGGCGGCACGTGTACGGGCAGCGGCACAACCACTGCCCGTCGTCGCCGGACTTCCGGCGGCTGTCGGTCGCGATGGCCGACCGGCTCGCCGAGCGGTACGCCGGGCACCCGGCGGTGGTCGCGTGGCACGTCGGCAACGAGTACGGCGGGGGCTGCTGGTGCGAGCTCTGCACGGCGGCGTTCCGCGTGTGGCTGCGCGAGCGGTACGGCTCGCTGGACCGGCTGAACGAGGCCTGGAACACCCTGTTCTGGTCCCACGTCTTCACCGACTGGGACGAGGTCCCGGCGCCGTCGATGCTCTCGGAGCACTGGCGCGGCCCGAACCACACGGCCTTCCAGGGCATCACCCTCGACTACCGCCGGTTCATGTCCGACGCGCTGCTCGGCGGGTTCGTCGCGGAGAAGGCCGCGATCCGCGCGCACGACGCGACGACCCCGGTCACGACGAACCTCATGGGCTTCTACCAGCCGGTCGACTACCACCGGTGGGCCGAGCACCTCGACTTCGCGTCGTGGGACAACTACCCGCCGGTGGACGACCCGCTGCGCACGGCCGCGCGCATGGCGGCGACGCACGCCGCGATGCGGGGCCTCAAGGGCGGGCAGCCGTTCTGGGTCATGGAGCAGACGCCGTCGATCACGGCCTCGCGCGACGTGAACCCGGTGAAGCGGCCGGGGGTGCTCGCGCTGTGGACGTGGCAGTCGGTCGCGCACGGCGCCGACGCGGCCCTGTACTTCCAGATGCGGCAGTCCCGGGGCGCGTGCGAGAAGTACCACGGCGCGGTGATCGACCACTCGGGCCGTACGGACACGCGCGTGTTCCGCGAGGTCGCGGAGCTGGGCGGGGCGCTCGCCGTGACGGGCGACGCGCTGCTCGGCGCCCGGACGCCCGCGCGCGTCGCGCTGCTGCTCGACTGGGACTCCTGGTGGACCGTCGAGATGACCGACGGCTACAACCGGCACGTCGGCTACCTGCCGACGTTCCTGCAGTACCACCGGGCGCTGTGGCACGCGAACACCCCGGTCGACGTCGTGCCCGTCACCGCGGACCTGTCGGGGTACGACGTCGTCGTCGCACCGCTGCTGCACATGCTCAAGGGCGACGTGACCGAGCGCCTGACGGCGTTCGTCGAGGGCGGCGGGTCGCTCGTGACGACGTTCTACGGAGGCCGCGTCGACGAGGACACCAACGCGTTCCTGGGCGCGCCGCCGCTCGACGCCCTGCTGGGCGTGCGGGTCGAGGAGACGGACTCGGCGGCCCCGGGTGCGACGAACCCCGTCGCGCTGCGCCTGGGCCGGTCCGAGGTGGTGCACGACGCGGGTCTCGTGTTCGAGCTGCTCGTGCCGCACGCGGGCACCGAGGTCGTCGGCACGTACGGCGCGGACTTCTACGCCGGCACGCCGGCGGTCACGCGGGCCGGGCGCGGCCGGGGCGAGGCGTGGCACGTGGGCACCGGCCTGGAGGACGACGGCGTGGCGGCCGTGCTGCGCGCGGTGCTCGACCGGCACGGGCTCGTCGGCCCGCACGCGGGCGACGACGGCGTGGAGGTCGCGGACCGCGTGGCGCCCGACGGCACGTGCTACCGCTTCCTCCTGCACCACGGCGACGCCCTGCGCACCGTGACGCTCGAGGTGGGCGGCACCGACCTGCTGACGGGCCGGGAGGTGGCCGTGGGGGAGGAGCTCACGCTCGCCCCAGCGCAGGTCATGGTGCTGCGGCAGGGTGAGGCCTGCTGAGCCGCGCCAGCTCCGGGATGCTCCCCAGGACGGCGGCGACGGCCGCGGACGGCGTCATCCGGTCGGTGCGCACCCTCAGGTGGGGGTCCCGGGGCACCTCGTAGCGGCCGTCCAGGCCGGTCAGGTTCGTCAGGCTGCCCTCCCGGGCCCGCGCGTACAGGCCCTTGGGGTCGCGCTGCACCCGGACCTCCTGGGGGGCGTCGACGTGCACGAGGTAGCACGGGGTGCCGTCCGCCCGGTGCATGTCGACGACCGCCTGCCGCGACGCCTCGCCCGGTGCGATCACCGCGACGACGGTGACCACGCCGTGACGGGCCAGGAGGCAGGCGAGCCAGCCGACCCGCCGGACGTGGGTGTCCCGGTCGCCGTCACCGAACCCGAGCTCGGCGGAGAGCACCGGTCTCACGTCGTCGCCGTCGAGGAGCTCGACGCGCGGCACGCCCGAGCGGACCAGCGTGTCGCGCAGCGCCCGTCCGAGCGTCGTCTTGCCGGCCGCCGAGACCCCGGTCAACCAGATCGTCATGCCGACCGTCGGACCCATCGGCTCGTCTCCTCTCACGTCGTGGTCCACGCCCCCGCCTCGTCGGGTCGCGGTGCAGCGACGCGGCGCCGCGCGTCGGGGCGGTGGGGGAGGCGGCTGCCCGGCCGGCCTGCGGCGGCGGCGCCGAGGGCGCGTCGGTCGACCTTGCCGTTGGCGTTCAGCGGGAGGGACTCGAGGAACACGAAGTCCCGGGGCACCATGAACTGGGGCAGGCGCGCGCCGACCTCCGCGCGCAGCACCGCCGGCGGCTGCTCCGCGCCGCTGTAGAACGCGACGAGGTGGTCGTCGACGGCGACGGCCGCCGCGTCGGCGACGCCCGGGCACGTGCGGACCGCCTCCTCGACCTCGGCCAGCTCGATGCGGGCGCCGCCGACGTTGACCTGGTTGTCGACGCGCCCGACGTAGGCGAAGGAGCCGTCGTCGAGCCGGCGCACCACGTCACCCGTCCGGTAGTACCGCTCGCCCTCGTGCACGACGAACCGGTCGGCGTCGTCCCGCGGGTCGAGGTACCCCGGGAACACCTGCACGCCGGCGAGGCACAGCTCGCCCTCGCGTGCGCGCGGGTCCGGCCGGCCCTGCACGAGCAGCGTCGTCGTGTGGCCCTCGTGCATCGTCCCGATGGGCACGACGCCGTGGACGCACCGGTCGAGCAGGCCGGGTCGCCAGGTCTGCGCGGAGCAGTTGACCGTCGCCTCGGTCGGTCCGTAGAGGTTGTCGACGCGCGAGTGCGGGGCCGCGGCCTGCCACTCCTGCGCGGCGGAGTGCAGCAACGGCTCCCCGCAGAACAGGCTCAGGCGCAGCGAGGGCAGCGAGCCCTCCGGCAGACCGCCGAGCCGACGTGCCCTGGCGATCGTGCTCGGCGGCGAGTACCACACGGTGATGCCGTGCCGCGCCACGAACGCCGGCAGGTTCATCAGCGCTGGTGTGTCCACGCGGACCAGGCGGCCACCCGTCTGCCACGCACCGAACAGGTCCAGGACCGCGCTGTCGAACGTCAGGTCGTGGAACTGGGAGAAGACGTCGTGGGGGCCGAGGAACCCGTAGCGCGCACGGACGACCCCGAGGTAGTGGCTCGCGCTGCGGTGGCTGATCGGGACGCCCTTCGGCCGTCCCGTCGACCCTGACGTGAACATCACGTACGCGACGTCGTCGGGGCGCACGCGCACCGGTGGCAGGGACGGACCCGCCCCGAGGGGCGCCTCGACGACCGCCACGCCGGTCAGGACGTCGGCCAGCGCGGGCAGCAGGCCCGCACCCCTGCGGTCCACGACCACGGCCTCGAGCCCGGCGGTCCGGACCTGGTGACGGGTCCGCTCCACGGGGAAGCTCGTGTTCATGGGGACGACGGCCGCACCCGCGCGCAGCGTCCCGAGGACGGCGGAGTAGGCGGCGACGTCGCGATCCATGAGGACGCCGACGCGCCGCGGTCGGCCTCCCGCGGCCGCGAGGAGCGCCCGGGCGTACGCGTCGGCCGCCCCGACAGCTCCCGGTACGTGACCTCGGCGTCCCGCGACGTCAGCGCGACCCCGTCCCGGTGCAGCTCCGCGCCCGCGAGGAAGTGCCCGTACAGCCCCGCGTCGGCCGGGGTCCCGGCCGGCTCGCCCGGGCGCGTCACGAGCGGAGCACCATGGCCGCGAACTCCCCACCGAGCCCGGCGGCCACCATGAGGTAGTGGTCCCCGGGGGCCAGCAGGTCCTTGTGGCCGGCGTCGGTGCGGTTGACGAGCTGGTCGGCGCCGAAGCAGTGGCCCACGACCGGCAGGAGGTCCAGGTGCACCCGGTCCCGCGGGACGCCGAGCTCCTTGCACGCGGCGCGCCACCAGATCCGGTTCACGTTGTGGGGGAGGATCATCCGGACGTCCGCGGGCTCCACCCCCGCACCGGCCAGCGCGTCCCGCATCACCTCGGTGAGGGTCGGGACGTAGGCGTCGGAGTAGGCCTTCGGCTCGTCGCCCGTCAGGTGCAGCGTGCTGAAGCGGCCCAGTCGCCGGGTGGCCAGGGAGAGCACCACGTCGCACTCCGCCGACGCGCTGACGAGGCACGCGGCGGCGGACTCGCCCATCACCGCCGTCCCCCGCAGGAGCCTCGGCACGAAGGCCGTGCACTTCTCGCCGGCCAGGACGAGTCCCAGCGCGTCCGGCTCGCCGTCCGCCGCGAGCAGGCGGCCCACGAGGTCGAGCGCGACGAGCGTCCCCGCGCAGAACCGCTGGGTCAGCGTGAGGACGAGGGCGTCGTGCAGGCCGAGCCGGGCCGCGGCCTCGTGAGCGGGGTTCCGCCGCCCGACGTCGGTGTGCTGCGAGGTGCGGGACACCACGACGTACCGGACGCGGCGCTCGGCGCCGGGCAGGCCGGCGAGGGACGAGCCCGCGGCCGTGAGGAGGTCCACGTAGTCCAGGTCGGGCGCCTCGCGGACGGCACCCATGCCGACGAACTTCGTGTAGATGCCCACGTCGACGGGCGACATGCCCAGGGGGCCCGCGAGCTCGTCGAGCCCGACGGACGTCGCCGGCAGGTAGCCGCTCACTTCGACGAGACCGGTCATCGCTCACCTCGGATCGGGACGCGCTCGGCGACCGGTCGACGGACGCCGTGCCTGTGCGGCGACCCGAACTGTGCCGCACCCCCTGCGACCAGCCAAGACGCGTCGTCGGCGGCATCAGCACCTCGTCAGCGGGCTGTCAGCACGGCCCTCTAGCGTCTGGCCGGACGAAGGGTGAGGGACGTGATGACGGCAGAACGCGTGGTGCACCTGGGCAACTTCGACGTCGAGGAGCAGTGGGCCGCGGGCGACCCCGGCCTGCCGGCGCCGACGGTGCGGTCGGCGTCGGCCGTGACCGCCGCGGCCGGTGAGCTCGCGCTGCTGGTCGCCGCGGACGGGCACACCGTCGTCGTCAAGCACCGCCCGGAGGAGGGGCTGCTCGCCCAGCACGAGCGTCTCGGGTTCGGTGCGCCCGAGGTGCTCGTCGCCGGCACGACGCAGCCGGACCGCCCCGTCACGCTCGACGTCCTGGGGTCGCCCGCGACGCTCGACCGCCTCCGCGAGCGTGCGGCCGAGGGCGCCCGGCTCGCTCCGCACGGCTTCTCCGCCGCGGAGGACGAGCTCTGCGCGGTGACCGGCCTGCGTCGACCGGTGGCCGCCGACGTGGCGGCCGTCAAGCGCATCAACGGCAAGGTCTTCAGCCGGCGGCTCACCGCCGAGCTCGGCCTGCCCCGGCCGCAGGGCTGGGAGTGCGAGACGGTCGACGAGCTCCAGGGGCTCGCGGCCCGGGTCCGCGCGGTCCTCGAGGCGGGGCGCGCCGTCGGTCTCAAGTCGTCCTGGGGCGTGTCCGGCAAGGGGATCATGGTCTGCGAGGACGTGGCGCGGTTCGACCAGCTCGTCCGGCTCCTCACCCGCCGTGCGGAGCGCAGCGGCGACCACCGGTTCGAGGCGGTCCTCGAGGTGTGGCAGGACAAGCGGACCGACCTCAACTACCACTTCACGATCGAGGACGACGGCCGGGTGCGGTTCGACTTCGTCCTCGAGGCGATCACCGAGGACAGCACGCACCGGGGGCACCGGCTGCCCGACCGCGGCGACCCCCGGCTGCGCGAGCAGCTCGTCGACTGCGCCGAGCGGATCGGCGCGCGGCTGGCCGACGAGGGCTACCGCGGCCCCGTCGGGGTCGACGCGATCGTCTGCCAGGACGGCACCCTCTTCCCGGTCCTGGAGATCAACGCGCGCAACAACATGTCGACGTACCTCACCGGGGTGCAGACGCGGCTGCGCGACGCGGGCTCCGTCGGCGCCGCCGTCCAGATCGACCTCTCGCTCGCCGCGCCCCTGCGCCACGAGGAGGTCGAGCGGGCGCTGCAGGGCCTGCTCCTGCGGCCGGACTGGCGCGACGGGTTCCTCGTCACGTGCAGCGCGTCGCTCAACGCGTCGGCCGCGTGGGGCAAGGTCCCGTTCCGCGGCCGGCTGCACGGCGTCGCCGTCGGTCCCGACGACCCCGCCGTGGCCGACCTGGCACGGACAGTCCAGGAGCGACTCGAGAAGGCGGTGGCCGATCGTGCATGAGCAGCTGACCATCCAGGGTGTCCCCGTCGCCGACATCGTCGCCGTCCACGGGTCACCGACCTACGTGTACGACGGCGAGGCGCTGACGCAGCAGTACCAGCGGCTGCGCGATGCCCTCCCGGCGGCGGTCGACGTCTTCTACTCGCTGAAGGCGAACCCGAACGTCGCGCTCACGGCCCTCCTGGTCCGTGCGGGTGCGGGGGCCGAGGTGTCGTCGCTCACGGAGCTGCGGACGGCGCTGCGGGCCGGCGTGGACCCCGCGGACGTCATCTTCCTGGGGCCTGGCAAGAGCGACGACGAGCTGCGCGAGTGCTGCGAGCTCGGGGTGCGGGCCGTCGTCGTCGAGTCCCTGCCCGAGCTCGCGCGGCTCGACGCGGTGGCGGGTGCGGCGGGACGACGGCAGCCGGTCCTGCTCCGCGTCAACCCGGACTTCCAGGTCAAGGGCAGCGGCCTGACGATGGGGGGCAAGGCCCGCCAGTTCGGCGTCGACGTGGACCAGGCGGTCGCCGCGGGACGCGCCGTCGGGGCGCACGAGTGGGCGCGCGTCGTCGGTGTCCACGTGTACATGGGCACGCGCATCCTCGCCGCCGAGGCCGTCGTCGAGAACACCGAGCGGATCCTCGCGCTGGCGGAGAGGGTCGCCGAGGCGTGCGGCATCGACCTCGAGGTCGTCGACGTCGGCGGAGGGCTGGGGGTGCCGTACTTCCCCAAGGAGGACCCCCTGGACCTCGACGTCGTCGGACGAGGCGTGCGGGACGCGGTCGAGCGCTTCCGTGCCCGGCACCCCCGGGTCCGGATGATCCTCGAGTCCGGTCGCTACCTGGTCGCCGAGTGCGGCACGTACGTGCTGGGCGTCCGGTACGTGAAGGAGTCGTTCGGGGAGCGCTTCGCCGTGGCGGACGGCGGCACGAACCACCACATGGCGGCGGTCGGGATCGGGTCGGTGCTGAAGCGGAACTTCCCGATGGGCCTCGTGGGCAGGGCGTCCACGGCGCCGACCGCGCCCTGGCACCTCACCGGCCCGCTGTGCACGCCGGCGGACGAGCTGGGCAAGAACGTCGACCTGCCGTCCGACCTGCGGCCCGGTGACCTGGTCGGGGTCTTCCGCTCGGGGGCCTACGGGCCGACCGCCTCACCCGTGCACTTCCTCAGCCACGGGTACCCCGCGGAGGTCCTCGTCCACGACGGCGAGGTCCACCTGGTCCGCCACCGCGACACCCCCGAGGACATGCTCCGCCAGCAGGTCCTGCCCACGATTCTCGACCCTGTGACGACCGACGAGGGAGCACTGCTGTGACCGACACCCAGACCCACACCCCGACCGGCACCCCGGCCGGCGCCCTCGACCGTGACGTCGTCGCCCAGGCGGTGACGCGTGCGCTCGAGGAGACCCTCGGACGGCCCCTGACGGACGTCGAGGACGCCACCAGCCTCTTCGACGAGCTCGGGCTCGACTCCACCGGCGTGCTGGCGGTGCTGATCTCGCTGGAGGACCAGCTCGGCATCGAGATCGACCCGGAGTCGGTCGACGAGGACCACCTCGCGACCTTCGGCGGGCTGGTCGACTGCGTGCGGCACAACGGGAAGCCGTGACCGGGCGGTGCGGGAGGGCGGGACTGTGACCGTCGACGTCGGCCCCCGGCTGGGGCGTCGGGCCACGGGTGCGTACACGGTGTCCGACTACGCGCTCGCGGCGAGCCTCCTCCGGGACCCTCGGCTGCGGCCGGGGACGACCGGGGTGGTGCACGTGCTGGACGCGCTCTGGCAGGAGCACCCGGCGATCCGGATGCTGCTGGACATGGTGCTGCTCGACGTGCCGCCCCGTCACCGGGCGGTGCGCGCCGTGCTGCACGAGCGGTTCGCACCCGCGGCGATCGGCGCGCTCGTCGTGCGCGCGGAGCAGATCTCGCACGAGCTCGTCGACGAGGTCGCCCGCCGTGGCGGGGTCGTCGACGTCGTGCCCGCGATCGCTCGCACCCTCCCGCTCACCGTGATCGGCGAGGTCCTGGGCCTGCCGACCGCGGACCGCGAGCTCGTCGCGGTGCACAGCAGGTCCGTCATGGACATCATGTGGCACACCCCGACGCACGTCGACGTCGACGTCGCCGACCGGGCGGCCGAGGAGCTGAGCGGCTACTTCCACGACCTCGTGGCCGCGGCGCGGCGGCGGGACGGCGGCGACGACCTGACCACGGCGCTCGCGGTCTGCGCCGGGCTGGAGGACGACGAGGTCGTCGCCAACCTCGTCTTCCTCGTCATCGCGGCGACGTTCACGACCGGGGACTTCCTGGGCTCGGCCGTGGTGCGTGCCCTGACCGACCCCGCGGTCGCCGAGGCGTTCCGGACCGGGGACGCCGGCGAGACGGTCGACGAGGTGCTCCGCCTGGACCCGCCCGTGGCCAGGGTCCTGCGCAACACCTCAGAGGACATGGAGATTGCGGGCACGCTCGTGCCGGAGGGCTCGCTCCTGGAGCTCGACCTCCGCCGTGCCAACCGCGACCCGTCCCGCTTCGAGGACCCCGACGCGTT includes these proteins:
- the lysA gene encoding diaminopimelate decarboxylase, translated to MHEQLTIQGVPVADIVAVHGSPTYVYDGEALTQQYQRLRDALPAAVDVFYSLKANPNVALTALLVRAGAGAEVSSLTELRTALRAGVDPADVIFLGPGKSDDELRECCELGVRAVVVESLPELARLDAVAGAAGRRQPVLLRVNPDFQVKGSGLTMGGKARQFGVDVDQAVAAGRAVGAHEWARVVGVHVYMGTRILAAEAVVENTERILALAERVAEACGIDLEVVDVGGGLGVPYFPKEDPLDLDVVGRGVRDAVERFRARHPRVRMILESGRYLVAECGTYVLGVRYVKESFGERFAVADGGTNHHMAAVGIGSVLKRNFPMGLVGRASTAPTAPWHLTGPLCTPADELGKNVDLPSDLRPGDLVGVFRSGAYGPTASPVHFLSHGYPAEVLVHDGEVHLVRHRDTPEDMLRQQVLPTILDPVTTDEGALL
- a CDS encoding acyl carrier protein, with the translated sequence MTDTQTHTPTGTPAGALDRDVVAQAVTRALEETLGRPLTDVEDATSLFDELGLDSTGVLAVLISLEDQLGIEIDPESVDEDHLATFGGLVDCVRHNGKP
- a CDS encoding cytochrome P450, with product MTVDVGPRLGRRATGAYTVSDYALAASLLRDPRLRPGTTGVVHVLDALWQEHPAIRMLLDMVLLDVPPRHRAVRAVLHERFAPAAIGALVVRAEQISHELVDEVARRGGVVDVVPAIARTLPLTVIGEVLGLPTADRELVAVHSRSVMDIMWHTPTHVDVDVADRAAEELSGYFHDLVAAARRRDGGDDLTTALAVCAGLEDDEVVANLVFLVIAATFTTGDFLGSAVVRALTDPAVAEAFRTGDAGETVDEVLRLDPPVARVLRNTSEDMEIAGTLVPEGSLLELDLRRANRDPSRFEDPDAFRPGRRNARALSFSHGAHYCVGWALGRAEASAVLPMLLRRLPHAELAAPPVRARHPFLNGYASVPVRTGEPA